The sequence TATTGATATCAAATTCGCCTTGGCAATTTACGTCAAGATTTTATCCAAGGTCGGGTAAACTTCCTTGAAAAACTGTGACACCTACCCGGAGGCTTTTAGCCATGAAGAGCATTTCCATCAACAGCCAACGCTGCTTCTCCAATTGCCTCAGAAAGACTTGGGTGGGGATGAATATTTTGGGAAATTTCCCATGGTGTCGCATCAAGTACACGAGCAAGCCCGGCCTCTGAAATGAGCTCTGTTACATGTGGACCAATCATATGAACACCTAATAAATCATTGGTTTCTGCATCAACCACCATTTTGACAAACCCATCACTTTCGCCAAAGACGAGTGCTTTTCCAATTGAACGAAAAGGAAACTTGCCTGTTTTTACCTTATACCCTTGACTCTTTGCCTCTTCTTCCGTTAATCCAACTTTTGAGGCTTCTGGATTGCTATATATACAAGTAGAAATAAGCGAGTATTGGAGCGGCTGCGGATTATTTCCAGCAATATGTTCAACAGCGAGAATGCCTTCATGTGAAGCTACATGTGCCAACTGCATCCCTCCAATCACATCACCAATTGCATAAATATGGGATTCTTTCGTTTGATAATAGGAATTGGTCTTGATCACACCTCGATCGATTTCAACTGCTGTGTTCGCTAAACCAAAGCCTTCGATATTCGCTTGTCTTCCTACAGTAATAAGAAGTTTTTCACCACTGAATGATTGGATTTCACCATTAATTTCTGCATTAATCGTGACACCTTCGTCTATTTCGATTGAGTCCGGTAAGACCTTAGCTCCGGTATGGATATTAATTCCTTTCTTCTCTAAGAGCTGTCTCATTTCCTTTGATATGTCTGTATCCTCCGTACGAAGAATACGGTCTTCATATTCTAAGATAGTGACCTCAACATCAAAATCAGCCAACATGGAGGCCCATTCCACTCCAATCACACCTCCCCCAACGATAAGAATTGATTTTGGCAATTCTTCCATTGATAAAGCTTCATCGGAGGTGAGAACATATTGACCATCAATTTGGAAATTCAATGTGTTCGGTCTTGAACCTGTTGCTATGATGATGTTTTTCGGAATTAACATTTCATTTTCTGTACCATTCCTCATTTCAACTGAAATGGTACCTGGAAGAGGCGAAAAAATAGAGGGACCTAAAATCCGTCCAATCCCTTCGTAAACATCAATTTTCCCCTTTTTCATTAAAAATTGAACACCTTTATGAAGTTGTTCGACAATTTGTGTTTTTCTTTCCTGTACTCTTGGGAAATTTAATGATAACTGGCTTTTGTCAATTCCAAATTCCTCGCTCCGCTTCATCGTTGCATACACCTCTGCACTTCGAAGCAACGCTTTTGACGGTATACAACCTTTATGAAGACATGTTCCGCCAAGTTTTTCTTTTTCTACTATGGCCGTTTTTAAACCGAGTTGTGCTGCACGGATGGCTGCTACATATCCACCTGTTCCCCCGCCAAGAACCACTAAGTCATATTCTTGCGCCAAAATAATCCCCCCATAAATCGCATTTTGTCCATATCGTTTATTAGGCCTTTATTTTTGTAAAAGACCGTCCATTATTTCTAGAATTAGTAAAAAAGATTCTCGTATTTTGTTGAATTGCACAAGATCGGCTGTTGATTGCACCGGAATCGCGGATAATTGCACCAAAATCATGCTTGATTGCACCGGAATTGCCCTTAATTGCACCAAAATCACGCTTAATTGCACCTATTACCATTTTTTAGGTAAATTCACTCAATTAGATTTCGATTTCATCACTACCTCCGGATATTCCTTCGCAACTTCTTCTCCGGTTAACACTCGTAAAGCTCCTTCAGCCAAGGCCAATAGAACATTTTCACCAGGATGGATATAAACGTCTGCAATCCAATTGACACGATCCATAATTTCCTGGGTTAATCTTTTTCGATATGCAAGATCGCCTGTTAAGATCACCGCGTCGACTTCACCAGCTAAAACGGTACTCACAGCACCAATTTCTTTGGAGATTTGATAAGCCATCGCATTATACACCAATTTGGCTTTTTCATCCCCTTGATCAATCATCCTCTCAATTTCCTCGGGCTGATTTGTTCCTAGATAGCCCATAAAACCACCTGTACCTACGAGCAGTTTCATAATTTCTTCTTTTGAATATTGTTCGGAATAACAAAGATCAATTAGATCTCCTACAGGTACAGATCCTGCACGGTCTGGACAAAACGGACCTTCTCCAACCAAACCATTATTAACGTCGACTACTTTTCCTTTTTGGTGGGCACCGATTGTGATGCCCCAGCCTAAATGGGCTACAACTAAATTCAATTCCTCATAACGCTTTCCAAGCTCTTTTGCAACCCGATGGGCCACTGCTCTTTGATTTAAAGCGTGAAATATACTTTTTCTTTCAATCTTAGGTAATCCTGAAATTCTCGCCACTTCAGAAAGTTCATCTACGACAACAGGGTCAACGATAAAAGCTGGAATGTTGAGACCAGAGGCAATTTCATAAGCCAGGATTCCCCCTAAATTAGAGGCATGCTCCCCCGCATAACCGGCTCGTAAATCAACAAGCATTCCTTCATCTACTACATACGTTCCCCCTTCAATTGGTCTAAGCAATCCCCCTCTTGAGCAAACAGCATGGAATCTAGACAAGTTAATAGCTTCATTATGTAAGGATTGGAGTATCTCCCTTTTTCGAAAATCCAATTGGTCAATAATATGTGTGTAAGATTCCGTAACTTCAATATTATGGACAAGCATCTTTTCCCAAATTGAAATTTCATTCTCAAAGATGGCAATTTTTGTAAAGGTAGAACCAGGATTAATCGTTAAAATACGAAACTTGTTTTGGTGCATGTGGACACCTCCAAAAATGATACTACCGATTTATTTTGTTTTTTCATCTCTGTAATAAGTGGATAGGTGCCTAGGAATGGACGTTAGGCACCTTTTTCATTAGGTTAACGTCTGCTTAAAATATGAAAACCGTTTTGCAGAAATTGATTGCGTGAATTCCTAATTTTTTCAATCCGCTCCTCTGCCATTCTGTCAGCTGCCTCAGATGTTGGGATGTCATCACGTTTTGAGATTTCAAACACTTTTTCGATATTTTGATAAATCGCTTCTACCTTCTTTAACGCCCTCTCTTCATTATATCCGTGTAATTCATCCGCAACATTAATAACACCACCTGCATTAATTACATAGTCTGGTGCATATACAATTCCTAAATCATGAATGATTTGCCCATGTTTAGCTTCTTTTAATTGATTATTCGCCGAACCTGCAATCACCTTTGCTTTTAATAAAGGAATTGTTTGATCATTAATTGTTCCCCCAAGCGCACAAGGAGCATATATATCACACGGAACTGAATAAATATCATCAGGATCAACTGCGGTAGCGTTAAACTCTTGAACCACTTTATCAACCGCATCCTTTCGAATATCAGTAACTATTAGCTTTGCTCCTTCCTTGTGGAGATGTTCGCAAAGCTTATAGGCAACATTTCCAACCCCTTGCACGGCAACGACTTTGCCTTGAAGTGAGTCTGTTCCAAACGCTTCTTTGGCAGCCGCCTTCATCCCACGGTAAACACCAAATGCCGTTACAGGAGAAGGATTGCCTGAAGAACCATACGCTGGTGATATTCCCGTTACATAGTTTGTTTCTTGGTAGATTAAATCCATATCTTCAACCGTTGTACCAACATCCTCTGCAGTGATATACCTGCCATTCAAACTTTGGACATATCGGCCAAAGGCACGAAATAATTCTTCACTTTTATCGCTTCGAGGATCACCGATGATTACGGCTTTTCCTCCACCTAAATTCAAACCCGCTGCAGCATTTTTATAAGTCATTCCCCGAGCAAGCCTAAGTGCATCTTCAACCGCAGCCGCTTCTGTTTCATATGTCCACATCCGCGTCCCGCCTAACGCAGGCCCAAGAGTAGTATCATGTATCGCAATAATGGCTTTCAAACCAGATGATTCATCATGACAAAAAACAAGCTGCTCATAATCGTAATCTGCCATATATTTAAAAATTTCCATCTAAATCCTCCTAGGATGGTAAAATCATGCTGTGCTGAATGTAGTGCTTTTCATCTACACATAAAAATCTATGATTCATCCTTATTAATGCAAGTTCTATGCCAAAAGTATAAATCAATAAACATAAACCTTTTGCACGATCAACCATGAATAGTTTTGCATACACATTGAAATTTATTTCATGCTATTATTTGCATGTTCATATTTCTCTAACTTATAATACAGATTTCTTATTGATAATCCCAGTTCCTTAGCGGTTTTCGTTTTATTTCCTTTATTCTTTTCCAACGTTTTCAGGATGATTGATTTTTCATATTCTTCAAGACGTTGAGATAAAGTTCCTTCTGTTGCCATGTCCAAAGTACTTTCGGTGTCCACAGAGGTTGGTTTACTTAAATTAAAAATGTATTCCAAATCGATATATTTTTCGTTATAATTCATAAAAATGATCGCTCGACGGATCATATTATCTAATTCGCGAATGTTACCAGGCCATTCATACATTAATAAACGAGCTAAGGCACCTTCGGTAACCCCTTCTATGTTTCTTCCATACTCTCCATTGATTCTTTCAATTAAATTACTACAAAGGGATTCAATATCCTCCTTTCTTTTTCTTAACGGCGGAATGAATATCGGCATTTGATTCAGCCGATAATACAGATCTTCACGAAATTCTCCATTAGCCATGGCCTTCTCTAAGTTTACATTGGTTGCGGCAATGACCCGAACATTCAAAGAGATCGCTTCTGTTCCACCTACTCTTGTTATTTCATTTTCCTGGAGAACCCGAAGTAACTTCACTTGTGTATTTAAAGATAACTCACCAATTTCGTCCAAAAAAATACTGCCATTATTGGCCTCTTCAAAAAGACCTTTTTTTCCGCCTCGTTTGGCACCTGTAAAAGCTCCTTCCACATAGCCAAACAATTCACTCTCCAATAAGGATTCACTTAATGATGCACAATTTACACGTATGAACTTATTAAATTTTCGGTCACTTCCATTATGGATGGCATGGGCAAATAACTCTTTTCCCGTACCAGACTCGCCACGTAAAAGGATCGTTGCTGGGGTTTTGGCAGCTAATTTCGCTTGTTCTATCGCTATTTTCATGACTTCAGAGTTACCGATGATATCTTCGAAAGAATACTTTGCTTCAAGTGTCCTAATCATTTGTTTGGCACGGTTTAATTCCCTATTTAAACTTTTCAATTCGGATACGTCACGAATGATCCCGACACTTCCCTTTAATTTCCCGTTGACTATAACAGGAGCACCGTTTACGACAACTTCCCTTTTATTTGGGCCGACAAGCATGGGAACACCTCTTACGGCTCGACGCGTTTTTAATACCTTCATATGAACACTTTCACCAACTACAATGTCTGTTGTAGCAGGTTTTCCAATCACTTGCTCCTCTGTTAAGCCAGTAATCCGTGTATAGGCCGGATTTATCATCATGCCAATTCCATCTTCATCGACAACTGAAATCGCTTCGTCACTAGAATGAAAAATCGCTTGAAGCTTTGTTTGAATTTCTTTTAAGTCAGTAATTTGTTCCGCCATGCTTACAACCTCAGATATATCTTTAAAAATGGAAAAGCCCCCAATTAATAACCCACTTTTATCAATGATCGGGATTCTTGTAGCAATGATTTTTAAGCCGTTTGGCAGTTTTACTTCTCGATTACTTTCAACCATTCTTGTTCTAAGCACCCTCGGCAGTTCACTTGTAGGAACGACCATTGAAATATGTTTTCCAAGAGCCTCATTTCTACTGATGCCTATCAACTTTTCCGCACTATTATTAAGTAAAATAATGTTTTCGTCATTATTTATGACAATCATCCCATTATCAACTGAGTTGAAGATAAGATTATATTTATACGTTTCCTTTTGTATTTTTGAAATCAGCTTTTCCTTATCTTTAAAAAGCTTTATAAGCATGTAAGCGACACTTGCTGGGATTAAAACAGTTTCTCTTGAACAGGCTTGTCTTAATTCTCGGTATACTTCTTGATTGCCGGTAACCTCTATGATCATATCAATTTTTCCCTTTAAAAAAGGTTGCCAATCTGTTGATGTCTGAATTCCCCTTTCCCTCGCCCATAAGATCCCAGGAGCATCATCTTTTATATCAATGACTGCTTGTACATCCAACACAGGTGAATCCTGGATGATTTGTATAATAGCCATACCGCCTTTTCCTGCCCCAACGATCATTACCGTTTGCATAGCACACTTCCTATTCGTGCAATATTTTTCAAATACTATTTGAAAAGAAATTCATTCCTCTATTGTAATATTTATGTTCTTTCTTGACAAATATCTCTAATGATTTATTATTTTATTAACTCGAATATTTTTAATATTGCTTCTTTATAAAAATGAACTGAAGGGAAACTAAAACATGATCCGAATTATTGCACTTCTGATATTAGTCATTCCCGGCGTGATTGCTGCATATGGGGTAAAGTTTATGAGGGACACAGTATTTGGAATCTTACATGCACCGATTGCTTTTCTTTGGTTACAGTTTCTCATTGGTCTTTTGATGGTTGTATTGGGGATCGGATTTATTGGCGGATTTATCCTTCATCGTGATCGAAAAAGAAATAAAGTACAATCAAGATTCCAAAAAACCGAATCTACCAAGAGTGAAGTAAACTAAGCCTAGGACGATTTATTTTCCTAGGCTGGTTTTTTTTTGAACCTTTAGAGCTAGTACTGGATCATCTGTAATAATTGATGAACAATTAATTCTAAAAAACTTTTCCATATCCTTTTCTTTATTAACTGTATAAGGTCTTACTGCGACACCATTTTCTAATAACTTTTGGAGTATCTCTATTGGATAGGCTGTGTATTTTGGATGTATCCCTCTTGCCCGGATTGATTGGGCATATACCCAAGGCATGTAGACAGCATTCCCGAATAATGCCGCAGTCTCAACTTCAGGTGCAATTCGATAGGATTTTACCAAGCTGTAATGATTAAAGGAAGAAATGATCACGCGTTCGGATAAACCATATTCCCAAACTAAGCTAATCACCTTTTCCTCCATCCCCTCATACTGAAGGACATTGTTTTTTAGTTCAATATTACAGAGGACTTCGGTTGTTGTCATCCATTCTAGCACGTCTCTTAATGACGGAATTGGCTGCTTTTTAACGATTGTTTTCATATGGTAACCTGCATCTAGCCTTTGTA is a genomic window of Niallia sp. XMNu-256 containing:
- the lpdA gene encoding dihydrolipoyl dehydrogenase yields the protein MAQEYDLVVLGGGTGGYVAAIRAAQLGLKTAIVEKEKLGGTCLHKGCIPSKALLRSAEVYATMKRSEEFGIDKSQLSLNFPRVQERKTQIVEQLHKGVQFLMKKGKIDVYEGIGRILGPSIFSPLPGTISVEMRNGTENEMLIPKNIIIATGSRPNTLNFQIDGQYVLTSDEALSMEELPKSILIVGGGVIGVEWASMLADFDVEVTILEYEDRILRTEDTDISKEMRQLLEKKGINIHTGAKVLPDSIEIDEGVTINAEINGEIQSFSGEKLLITVGRQANIEGFGLANTAVEIDRGVIKTNSYYQTKESHIYAIGDVIGGMQLAHVASHEGILAVEHIAGNNPQPLQYSLISTCIYSNPEASKVGLTEEEAKSQGYKVKTGKFPFRSIGKALVFGESDGFVKMVVDAETNDLLGVHMIGPHVTELISEAGLARVLDATPWEISQNIHPHPSLSEAIGEAALAVDGNALHG
- the buk gene encoding butyrate kinase codes for the protein MHQNKFRILTINPGSTFTKIAIFENEISIWEKMLVHNIEVTESYTHIIDQLDFRKREILQSLHNEAINLSRFHAVCSRGGLLRPIEGGTYVVDEGMLVDLRAGYAGEHASNLGGILAYEIASGLNIPAFIVDPVVVDELSEVARISGLPKIERKSIFHALNQRAVAHRVAKELGKRYEELNLVVAHLGWGITIGAHQKGKVVDVNNGLVGEGPFCPDRAGSVPVGDLIDLCYSEQYSKEEIMKLLVGTGGFMGYLGTNQPEEIERMIDQGDEKAKLVYNAMAYQISKEIGAVSTVLAGEVDAVILTGDLAYRKRLTQEIMDRVNWIADVYIHPGENVLLALAEGALRVLTGEEVAKEYPEVVMKSKSN
- the bcd gene encoding branched-chain amino acid dehydrogenase translates to MEIFKYMADYDYEQLVFCHDESSGLKAIIAIHDTTLGPALGGTRMWTYETEAAAVEDALRLARGMTYKNAAAGLNLGGGKAVIIGDPRSDKSEELFRAFGRYVQSLNGRYITAEDVGTTVEDMDLIYQETNYVTGISPAYGSSGNPSPVTAFGVYRGMKAAAKEAFGTDSLQGKVVAVQGVGNVAYKLCEHLHKEGAKLIVTDIRKDAVDKVVQEFNATAVDPDDIYSVPCDIYAPCALGGTINDQTIPLLKAKVIAGSANNQLKEAKHGQIIHDLGIVYAPDYVINAGGVINVADELHGYNEERALKKVEAIYQNIEKVFEISKRDDIPTSEAADRMAEERIEKIRNSRNQFLQNGFHILSRR
- a CDS encoding sigma-54-dependent Fis family transcriptional regulator, yielding MQTVMIVGAGKGGMAIIQIIQDSPVLDVQAVIDIKDDAPGILWARERGIQTSTDWQPFLKGKIDMIIEVTGNQEVYRELRQACSRETVLIPASVAYMLIKLFKDKEKLISKIQKETYKYNLIFNSVDNGMIVINNDENIILLNNSAEKLIGISRNEALGKHISMVVPTSELPRVLRTRMVESNREVKLPNGLKIIATRIPIIDKSGLLIGGFSIFKDISEVVSMAEQITDLKEIQTKLQAIFHSSDEAISVVDEDGIGMMINPAYTRITGLTEEQVIGKPATTDIVVGESVHMKVLKTRRAVRGVPMLVGPNKREVVVNGAPVIVNGKLKGSVGIIRDVSELKSLNRELNRAKQMIRTLEAKYSFEDIIGNSEVMKIAIEQAKLAAKTPATILLRGESGTGKELFAHAIHNGSDRKFNKFIRVNCASLSESLLESELFGYVEGAFTGAKRGGKKGLFEEANNGSIFLDEIGELSLNTQVKLLRVLQENEITRVGGTEAISLNVRVIAATNVNLEKAMANGEFREDLYYRLNQMPIFIPPLRKRKEDIESLCSNLIERINGEYGRNIEGVTEGALARLLMYEWPGNIRELDNMIRRAIIFMNYNEKYIDLEYIFNLSKPTSVDTESTLDMATEGTLSQRLEEYEKSIILKTLEKNKGNKTKTAKELGLSIRNLYYKLEKYEHANNSMK
- a CDS encoding DUF2627 domain-containing protein — its product is MIRIIALLILVIPGVIAAYGVKFMRDTVFGILHAPIAFLWLQFLIGLLMVVLGIGFIGGFILHRDRKRNKVQSRFQKTESTKSEVN
- a CDS encoding glycerophosphodiester phosphodiesterase, yielding MTQIFAHRGYSAKYPENTMLAFREAEKAGAHGIELDVQLSKDGEVVVIHDEKVNRTTNGKGYVQGLTLKELQRLDAGYHMKTIVKKQPIPSLRDVLEWMTTTEVLCNIELKNNVLQYEGMEEKVISLVWEYGLSERVIISSFNHYSLVKSYRIAPEVETAALFGNAVYMPWVYAQSIRARGIHPKYTAYPIEILQKLLENGVAVRPYTVNKEKDMEKFFRINCSSIITDDPVLALKVQKKTSLGK